Genomic DNA from Alistipes indistinctus YIT 12060:
CGTGATGAATACGCCGGGCCAGAATTCGAATGCGGTGGCCGAGTTGGCTATCGGTATGATGATCTTCATGGCCCGCAACCAGTTTACGCCGGGCACCGGCACTGAAATTCGCGGTAAACGGCTGGGGATTCAGGCCTACGGTCATGTAGGGCGCCTGGTAGGACGTTACGGCAAGGCGATGGGTATGGAGGTGTCGGCCTACGATCCTTATGCAGATCCTTCGGTGTTCGAAGAAGACGGGGTGAGGGTCATGGACACGGTCGAAGCTTTGTACGAACAATCCGACTACCTCTCGCTGCATATTCCGGCGACGGAACAAACCAAAGCGTCGATCGGTTACAGTCTGCTGACCCGGATGCCCCAGGGCGCTACGTTGGTCAATACCGCCCGCAAGGAGGTGATCGACGAGGCCGGGTTGGTGAAGGCGCTCGAAGAGCGTACCGACCTGAAATACATTACCGATATTGCGGCTGGCAATCAGACAGCATTGACAGAAAAGTTCGGCAAGCGGGTTTTCGCGACCTCCAAAAAGATGGGGGCGGAAACGGCAGAGGCGAATATCAACGCCGGTTTGGCTGCCGCACGCCAGGTCGTCGGTTACCTGAAAGACGGGGATACCAAATTTCAGGTCAATAAATAGAGGATTGAGGAGAGTAACCGAATAGAGTAAGGATTACTATGGTCAGAATAAAACCTTTCCGGGGGATCCGTCCCCCTGCCGAGCATGCCGCCGAGGTGGCATCGCGTCCCTACGACGTGTTGAACTCGGCCGAAGCGCAGCAGGAGGCTACCGAAAAGTCGCTGCTGCATATTATCAAACCCGAAATCGACTTTTCGCCGATCGCGGACGAGCATTCCGACGAAGTGTATGCCCGTGCCGTGGAAAACTTCCGGGCGTGGCGCGAAAAAGGATGGCTCGTGCAGGACGATACGGAAAAATATTATGTTTATGCCCAGACGATGGACGGCCGGACGCAGTACGGACTGGTGGCGGCCTGTCATTTCGACGATTATCTGCAGGGTAAAATCAAAAAGCACGAACTGACACGCCCGGACAAGGAAGAGGACCGGATGGTGCATGTCCGCAATCAGAATGCGAATATCGAGCCGGTGTTTTTCTCCTACCCTGCCGTCCGGGAGATGGATCTGATTATCGAGGGCGTCGTGGCCGGGAATGAACCGGTGTACGATTTTGTGGCGTCCGATGGTTTCGGCCACAAGTTCTGGGTGATCGACGATCCCGAGGTGCAGCAGCGGATCACGAAGATTTTTGCCGGAATCCCGGCGCTTTATGTGGCGGACGGACACCATCGTACCGCCGCCGCTGCACGGGTCGGGCAGGAGAAAATGAAGCAAAACGCCACCCATACCGGCGATGAAGAGTACTGTTTCTTCCTGGCTGTTATTTTCCCCGATAACCAGTTGAAGATTATCGACTACAACCGGGTCGTTAAGGATCTGAACGGTCTCGCGTCTTCGCAGCTGATTGCAGCGCTCGGTGAGCATTTCACCGTCGAAAAGAAAGGCAGGGAGATTTACACTCCCGACCGGTTGCACAATTTCGCTATGTATCTTGACGGCGAATGGTACAGTTTGACCGCCAAGGAAGGTACGTATAACGACAACGATCCGATCGGCGTGCTCGATGTGACGATCCTGTCCGATTTGGTGCTCGATAGGCTTCTCGGCATCAAAGATCTGCGCACTGACAAGCGGATCGATTTTGTCGGGGGAATCCGGGGGCTGGGCGAATTGCAGCGTCGCGTGGACAGCGGAGAAATGCAGGTTGCCTTTGCTCTCTATCCCGTATCCATGAAACAATTGATCGACATCGCCGATTCGGGGAATATCATGCCTCCGAAGACCACATGGTTTGAACCGAAGTTGCGTTCGGGCCTCGTGATTCACAGTCTCGAATAAACCAGAGCATGAGATTCGCAGCGCAATGTACATTGCCGCTGCGAGGCTGGGCCTTCCGTGCATGGAGCGCAGAAAACAGCCGGACATATCGAAATCGAATCCCGCCCGTTCTTATGATAGGATGTGGCGGGGATTTTTTTGCGGGGAATCCGTCCGCCGGATAAAATGACGGAATTTGGAACGGTGTGGTTTTTATTTTGGCTTTAGCCTCATTTTCTGTGTAAAACGGGTTGATCGAAAAGGGTTAGGCATCGTAAAAATAGGTGAAATATGTAATCGTTTTTGGTCTATTCCGGTAAATTTGTAATCAAAATAGCGTAGTTATGGCTAAAATTAAAGGCACGGTCGTGATCGACAAAGAGCGATGCAAAGGATGCAATCTCTGCGTGGTGGCTTGTCCCGTGCAGGTGCTGGCGTTGGCCGGCGAGGTCAACGGCAAAGGGTACAACTATTCGCAGATGGTCCGTCCAGACGATTGTATCGGATGTGCGAGTTGTGCGATCGTATGTCCCGACAGCTGTATCGCCGTGTACCGCCAGAAATTCGAGGAGTAGCCGGCCGCCGTGGCGGCCTGAATGCCTAAATGAGAGTCAACATGGAAGAGATAAGATTAATGAAGGGAAATGAGGTGATCGCCGAAGCGGCCGTCCGGTGCGGTTGTGACGGCTATTTCGGCTACCCCATTACCCCGCAGTCGGAAATATTGGAGACGCTTACTGAAATGAGGCCCTGGGAAACAACCGGAATGGTCGTTCTG
This window encodes:
- a CDS encoding 3-phosphoglycerate dehydrogenase, which encodes MKVLVATEKPFAKAAVDGIREIVQGAGYQMALLEKYTDTNQLLTAVQDADALIVRSDKVTAEVVAAAPQLKIVVRAGAGYDNVDLGACTSRGIVVMNTPGQNSNAVAELAIGMMIFMARNQFTPGTGTEIRGKRLGIQAYGHVGRLVGRYGKAMGMEVSAYDPYADPSVFEEDGVRVMDTVEALYEQSDYLSLHIPATEQTKASIGYSLLTRMPQGATLVNTARKEVIDEAGLVKALEERTDLKYITDIAAGNQTALTEKFGKRVFATSKKMGAETAEANINAGLAAARQVVGYLKDGDTKFQVNK
- a CDS encoding DUF1015 domain-containing protein → MVRIKPFRGIRPPAEHAAEVASRPYDVLNSAEAQQEATEKSLLHIIKPEIDFSPIADEHSDEVYARAVENFRAWREKGWLVQDDTEKYYVYAQTMDGRTQYGLVAACHFDDYLQGKIKKHELTRPDKEEDRMVHVRNQNANIEPVFFSYPAVREMDLIIEGVVAGNEPVYDFVASDGFGHKFWVIDDPEVQQRITKIFAGIPALYVADGHHRTAAAARVGQEKMKQNATHTGDEEYCFFLAVIFPDNQLKIIDYNRVVKDLNGLASSQLIAALGEHFTVEKKGREIYTPDRLHNFAMYLDGEWYSLTAKEGTYNDNDPIGVLDVTILSDLVLDRLLGIKDLRTDKRIDFVGGIRGLGELQRRVDSGEMQVAFALYPVSMKQLIDIADSGNIMPPKTTWFEPKLRSGLVIHSLE
- a CDS encoding 4Fe-4S dicluster domain-containing protein, which codes for MAKIKGTVVIDKERCKGCNLCVVACPVQVLALAGEVNGKGYNYSQMVRPDDCIGCASCAIVCPDSCIAVYRQKFEE